From the Priestia koreensis genome, one window contains:
- a CDS encoding AI-2E family transporter, producing the protein MREVPVKWFYRLGVALLLLLCIFVFFKIKFLWLPILFMIFKALIPFLIAGFITYLLHPLIEKLHQQSLPRPLAILIIYLLFFGGVGYAIYKGIPVFIIQLRDLNEQLPQVTNTYRDWISSVHHHTESLPSGVHERIEQALDDMEASLGGWMERIMNGVKGLIGAFLVVIIIPFIVFYMLKDFGLIRKAVAFLTPKKWHAPGKRFLHDVNESLGDYIRGQFFVCVIIGTVATIGLWIFHIPYPLLLGIIIGLTNVIPYFGPIIGAIPAAVIAATISVKLVIIVLVLIFFLQFLEGNILSPLIVGKSLHIHPLFIMFALLLGGELGGIIGLILAVPILAVVKISLIHLRTYSFKH; encoded by the coding sequence GTGAGAGAAGTACCTGTAAAATGGTTTTACCGACTAGGAGTGGCTTTATTACTACTCCTCTGTATATTTGTCTTCTTTAAAATTAAGTTTTTATGGCTACCCATTTTATTTATGATTTTTAAGGCCCTCATTCCATTTTTAATTGCAGGGTTTATTACATATCTTCTTCATCCGCTTATTGAAAAGCTTCATCAACAATCACTTCCAAGACCGCTAGCTATCTTAATTATCTATTTGCTGTTTTTTGGTGGGGTAGGGTATGCCATTTACAAAGGAATCCCAGTCTTTATTATTCAGCTACGCGATTTGAATGAGCAGCTGCCACAGGTGACCAATACGTATCGTGATTGGATCTCATCCGTTCATCATCATACCGAATCGTTGCCAAGCGGCGTGCATGAACGCATTGAACAGGCTCTTGATGATATGGAGGCGTCGCTTGGAGGCTGGATGGAACGAATTATGAACGGAGTAAAAGGATTAATCGGTGCTTTTTTAGTGGTCATTATTATTCCGTTTATTGTGTTCTACATGTTAAAAGACTTCGGTCTTATTCGAAAAGCAGTGGCCTTTTTGACTCCTAAAAAGTGGCATGCGCCAGGAAAACGGTTTTTGCACGATGTGAATGAGTCGCTAGGAGATTACATTCGTGGTCAATTTTTTGTATGTGTGATTATTGGTACTGTTGCCACCATAGGTTTATGGATTTTTCACATTCCGTATCCTTTGCTGCTTGGCATTATTATCGGTCTCACAAACGTGATTCCTTATTTCGGCCCGATTATTGGAGCTATACCAGCCGCGGTCATTGCCGCGACCATTTCCGTGAAGCTTGTGATTATTGTGCTCGTTCTCATTTTTTTCCTTCAGTTTTTGGAAGGGAATATTTTATCACCGCTCATTGTTGGGAAAAGCCTGCACATTCATCCTCTTTTTATTATGTTTGCCCTCCTTCTCGGGGGAGAACTGGGAGGAATTATTGGATTGATTCTTGCCGTACCAATTCTTGCCGTGGTGAAAATTTCACTCATTCATTTGCGTACGTATAGCTTCAAGCATTGA
- the recD2 gene encoding SF1B family DNA helicase RecD2, with protein MSDEQTTAVEERFIKGTAIVTIFHNEENLYNVARIRVKETNLTLEDKEAVVTGYFPRLHEDEYYTFYGHFKEHPKFGLQFNVERFKKELPQSKQGVIQYLSSDLFHGIGKKTAESIVDTLGERAIYKIMKDPNVLKKVPKLSGEKAITLVEQLREHQGLEEVMIKLTDYGFGPQLSMKIFQAYKNEALDVIKRNPYQLVEDVQGIGFNRADELGRKLGMEGNHPDRIRAGILYVLEQECNQIGHVYLTFEQLQQQTIALLQKNHQDGITFDDVMDEMERLKDDKKLVLADDKAYIPPLYYAEKGVATAIKRVLEQTEYTDQFPESEFLLALGELEERLSVQYAPSQREAIQTALMSPMMLLTGGPGTGKTTVIKGIVELYAELHGCSLDPGEYKKDETFPVLLVAPTGRAAKRMSESTGLPAVTIHRLLKWNGQEGFEHNEDQPIEGKLLIVDEMSMVDTWLAHQLMKSLPVHIQVIFVGDEDQLPSVGPGQVLRDLLQANVIPTVRLTDIYRQEHGSSIIDLAHAIKKGELPPDIRQPQPDRSFIKCTTAQISEVVQKVSANAFKKGYQVKDIQVLAPMYRGPAGIDQMNVILQELFNPPSQQRREVKHGDVVYRVGDKVLQLVNQPESHVFNGDMGEIVSVFYAKENTEKQDMLVISFDGNEVTYTKQDFNQITHAYCCSIHKSQGSEFSIVILPVVKSYYRMLRRNLIYTAVTRSKNFLILCGEEDALNLGIKRNDDGMRQTTLLSLLQSEDVPHDPNEVPFMADANIGMENVTPYDFM; from the coding sequence ATGTCTGATGAACAAACGACTGCGGTCGAGGAACGCTTCATTAAGGGAACAGCCATTGTCACGATTTTTCATAATGAAGAAAACCTGTACAACGTTGCTCGCATTCGAGTAAAAGAAACGAATTTAACGTTAGAGGATAAGGAAGCGGTCGTGACAGGGTATTTCCCTCGCCTTCATGAGGACGAATATTATACGTTTTATGGGCATTTTAAAGAGCATCCAAAATTCGGCCTGCAGTTCAACGTAGAGCGATTTAAGAAAGAGCTTCCGCAGTCAAAGCAAGGCGTCATTCAGTATTTATCGAGCGATTTGTTTCATGGAATCGGTAAAAAGACGGCTGAGAGCATTGTCGATACGCTTGGTGAACGAGCGATTTATAAGATCATGAAAGACCCAAACGTGTTAAAGAAAGTACCGAAGCTATCCGGTGAAAAAGCGATTACGCTTGTCGAACAACTTCGTGAGCATCAAGGGCTAGAAGAAGTCATGATTAAGCTGACGGACTATGGTTTTGGTCCGCAGCTGTCGATGAAGATTTTCCAAGCGTACAAAAACGAGGCACTAGACGTTATTAAGCGCAATCCGTATCAGCTTGTTGAAGACGTTCAGGGAATTGGCTTTAATCGTGCGGATGAGCTTGGTCGTAAGCTCGGAATGGAAGGAAATCATCCAGATCGAATTCGAGCTGGAATTTTATACGTGCTCGAACAGGAGTGCAATCAAATTGGTCACGTATACTTAACGTTTGAACAGCTACAGCAGCAAACCATCGCACTGCTACAAAAAAATCATCAAGACGGGATCACCTTTGACGATGTGATGGACGAGATGGAGCGGTTGAAAGATGACAAAAAGCTAGTGCTAGCGGATGATAAAGCGTATATTCCACCTCTTTACTACGCTGAAAAAGGTGTTGCGACGGCCATTAAGCGAGTTCTTGAGCAAACCGAATATACCGATCAATTTCCAGAATCGGAATTTTTGTTGGCGCTCGGTGAGTTAGAAGAGCGTTTGAGCGTTCAATACGCGCCTTCACAGCGTGAGGCTATTCAAACCGCCCTTATGTCTCCGATGATGCTGTTAACAGGAGGTCCTGGTACGGGGAAAACGACCGTTATTAAAGGAATCGTCGAGCTCTATGCAGAACTGCACGGCTGTTCGCTAGATCCGGGTGAATACAAAAAGGATGAAACGTTCCCTGTTCTCCTCGTCGCTCCAACAGGACGGGCGGCAAAACGAATGAGCGAGTCCACTGGTTTACCGGCGGTCACCATTCATCGCCTTTTAAAATGGAACGGACAAGAGGGATTCGAGCACAACGAAGATCAGCCGATTGAAGGAAAGCTATTAATTGTCGATGAAATGTCGATGGTGGACACGTGGCTTGCTCACCAGCTGATGAAGTCTCTCCCTGTACATATTCAAGTCATCTTCGTAGGAGATGAAGATCAGCTTCCGTCTGTTGGACCAGGACAAGTTCTTCGCGACTTATTGCAGGCGAATGTCATTCCAACGGTTAGGCTAACGGATATTTATCGCCAAGAACACGGCTCTTCCATTATTGATTTGGCCCACGCCATAAAAAAGGGAGAGCTTCCTCCTGATATTAGACAGCCACAGCCAGACCGTTCATTTATTAAATGCACGACGGCGCAAATTAGCGAGGTAGTGCAAAAGGTTTCTGCCAATGCATTTAAAAAGGGCTATCAGGTGAAGGACATTCAAGTGCTTGCTCCGATGTATCGAGGACCTGCGGGCATTGATCAAATGAACGTCATTCTGCAAGAGCTATTTAATCCGCCTTCTCAGCAGCGCAGAGAAGTAAAGCACGGAGACGTCGTGTACAGAGTCGGTGACAAAGTTCTGCAGCTCGTCAATCAGCCGGAAAGTCACGTATTTAACGGTGATATGGGTGAGATCGTCTCCGTTTTTTATGCGAAGGAGAACACGGAGAAGCAGGATATGCTGGTCATTTCGTTTGATGGCAATGAGGTAACCTATACAAAGCAAGATTTTAATCAAATTACTCATGCGTACTGCTGCTCCATTCATAAATCACAGGGGAGCGAATTTTCCATCGTGATTTTGCCGGTTGTAAAAAGTTATTATCGTATGCTGCGTCGTAATTTAATTTATACGGCCGTGACGCGAAGTAAAAACTTTTTAATTTTGTGCGGTGAAGAAGACGCGTTGAACTTAGGAATTAAGCGGAACGATGATGGGATGAGGCAAACAACCCTGCTTTCTTTGCTGCAAAGTGAGGATGTTCCTCATGATCCGAATGAGGTCCCATTTATGGCAGATGCAAATATTGGCATGGAAAACGTTACGCCGTATGATTTTATGTAA
- a CDS encoding YrzQ family protein, producing the protein MNRFLTSAVVFGLGAYAYKAADDRQMFSRRNMKKMRKRVMKSFS; encoded by the coding sequence ATGAACCGTTTTTTAACGTCAGCCGTCGTATTTGGCCTAGGAGCTTATGCATATAAAGCTGCAGACGACCGTCAAATGTTTTCAAGACGAAATATGAAAAAAATGCGCAAGCGCGTTATGAAATCATTTTCGTAA